The nucleotide window CTCCGAGGCGGCTCCAGCCCCGGCGCGCCCAGCCCGTCGAGCCGGAACGCCCCGAACTCGCCCGGCTGCGTGGCGTCGTTGTAGTCGCGCACCGTCTGCATGAACGTCGGGATGTCCAGGATGCCAAGCAGCTCGGCCAGCTCCTCCAGCGTGTTCGCCGAGAAGCCCGTCGCCTTCTCGTACCCGCGGATCACGTCGAGCTGCCGGTGCTTCGCGTCGAAGAGCTGGAACGCCGCTCCGCGAGGCTGCGCCAGGATGGCCCGCCCCATCTTCGCGTACGTCAGCCCGCGCCACGTCTCGCCCTCGTCGACAAACCGCTTGCCGTACACGTTCACCATGACCGAGAACGGGTACGAGTACCGGCTCCAGAAGTCGCCCGTCTTGTTGTAGCCCGGGTAGTCGAAGGCCGGCCGCTCGGCGTCCTGCGGCGACGCGTGGCAGCTCGACCAGCTCCCGTTCGGCAGCGCGCCGATGTTCATCGCCATCTGCAGCCCCTCACCCGTGTTGAAGGGCGTGCCGCGCAGCTTGACCGTGTCCCACAGCGGCCCCAGGTACCGCGCCCGCATCTCGGCGTTGGACTCGAAGCTCCCCGCCGCCATGATGACCGCGCCCGCGTAGATGTTCATGAACCCGTTGAGCCCCAGCGCACGCACGCCGATGACCCGCCCCTGGTCGTCCTGCAGCAGGTCGACGGCCTGCGTGTCGTACAGCACCGTGCCGCCCGCCCGGTCGAAGGCGTCGAACCACCGCGTCGACATCCCGTGCCCGCCGCCCTCCCACGACACGACGTTCGCCGACACCGGGTTCTCGAAGGTCGGCTCCCAGAGGTGGCCGAGCCCCCGCATCCACTGCACCGTGTCGGTGGAGCGCTCCACCAGGATCGTCGCCAGCTCGGCGTCGCTCTTGCCCTCCGTCACCCGCATGATGTTGTCGTAGTACTGGGCCTTGGTGTAGCGCGTGACCCGCTCCTCCATGCGGCGCATGACGTCCGGCGGCAGGTCGCCCACCAGCGGCTTCACGTCCTCGACGCCCTCGTAGGCGAAGAGCATGTGCACCGTCAGCGCGCTGTTGCCGCCACGGTGCTCCTTCGGCGCCTTCTCCAGCACGACGACCTCAGCCCCGCGCTGCCGGGCCGCCACCGCCGCCGAGAGCCCCGCGTTGCCCGCGCCCACGACCAGCACCTGAGTACGCAGTTCAGCATCCATGTGAGTGTTCCTTCAAGGTGGGTTTGCGCGCCACAATGGGGGTGCCGCGGCGCCCCGCCGAGTATATGGTCGCCGCTTGGCATGGTCAACGCGAACACCCGCACCCCGGACCCCATACCGGCGAAAGCCGGTATCCAGAAACCCCACCCCCAACCGCCTTCGCCAGCCCACAACCACGCCGTTCGCCCTGAGCTTCTCGAAAGGCCTCCCGCCCGTGCGGTATACTGCACAGCACGGCACACCCATAGGTGCAACCTGAGAGGATCGAGGCAACCATGGCGTCCGAACCGGGGCCGGACCTGGTCTTTGAGGTCAGCGTCGACCCGCGCAACGGCAGCTACGTCGCCAACGCGCGCGCCTACGGCATAATCGCGAAGGGCGGCACCATGAAGGAGCTCCGCATCAACGCACTCGACGCCGTCGACGACTACTTCGACGACACCATGCCCCAGCCCGAGCGCGTCCGCTTCCTCTACCCCGCCGGCGACATGCTGGTGGAGTAAGGTGGGCGACAACGAGGGCGACGCCCGTTGCTCACGTGCAGGTGTATACTCAGCACAGAGATTCTGATTGGAGATGGCAATGGCGCATCGCTTCACTGAGATCATCTTCGAGGTCACAGAAGACGAAGGCTGTTACGTTGCCTGCGCGATGGGCTACGGTATCGCCGCTCGTAGCGAGAACGTGAAAGACCTCAAGGAAAAGGTGCGCGAGGCCATACTTGCTCATTTCGATTCTGCCGATGATCGGCCACGCATCGTGCGGCTGCACTTTGTACGCGAGGAACTGCTTCCCCTGTAGCCCTGCCCCAAGTCCAGATGACCCCTGGTCAGCCTTACTTCTGTGCAAAGAGTTACGAGTAGGAGACGATAGACGCTTCCATCCAGAGCATACCCAAAAAGGAGGCGGCGATGAGCGGCGCCGGCAAGCCCGGAGGAGAGATAACGTTCGAGGTCATGGAAGACATCGTCGATGGCGGATATTACGCCAGCGCTTTGGAGCATAGCATTCACACCCAGGGAAGCTCTCTGGAAGAACTGCGCTGGATGGTTCGTGATGCCATTGAATGCCACTTCGATACGGAAGAGGAACGCCCATCTGTGGCCCGCCTTCACTTCACATGGGACGAAGTGCTAGCAGTATGAGATTGCCCAGAGATGTCAGTGGCGATGATCTCGTTCGACGGCTGCGGCGGCTGGGCTATGAACAGATAAGGCAACGCGGATCTCATATGCGCATTACAACTCAGGTGAATGGACGCCATTCCGATACTGTTCCCGGCCAACGCAACATTCGGCCTGGACTGTTGAATAGCATCCTCAAGAGAGTCGCAGACCACCACAGCATGACCGTAGAAGAACTATTGGATCTCCTTGACCTCTAGCCTTACAACTTCCGGCCAGCGCCGGCAAACGGGGGAACATGGCCCACCAGCCAGGGGCTGACCAGGCCCCACCACGCCTCAGCGCGAGGGTCCATCCCTTGGCCTCGCTGGCTTACCGAGACTACCGCCTGCTCTTCCTCGGCGGCTTCTTCTCGGGCTCCGCCAATCAGATGCGGCAGGCCTTCAACCTCTGGCTGGTCTACGACATCTCCGAGTCGGCGTTGCTCGTCGGCTTCACCGGCATCTTCATGGTCATCCCCGCCCTCACCCTCGGCCTCTTCGCCGGCGCCCTCGCAGACGTCTTCGACCGCCGCAAGCTGCTGATGCTGGTCAACGGCTTCAGCATGATCCCACCCCTGGCCATCGGCGCGCTGCTGCTGACCAGCAGCCTGGAGGTCTGGCACGTCTACGGCTTCACCAGCCTGACCGCCCTCATCAACGTCGCGCAGGGCCCGGCCCGCAACTCGCTGGTGCCCAAGCTCGTGCCGAGCACCCACCTCATGAACGCCGTCACGCTCAACGGCAGCCTGCAGCAGGTCACCTTCTTCTTCGGTCCACTCCTCGGCGGCCTCATGGTGGAGACGCTGGGCGCCGGGACCACCTACATCATCAACGCCTTCATCCTGCTGCCGGCGGCGATCATCCCGGCCCTCATCCGCACCTCCGGCAAGCCCGAGGGCGGAAGGGGCCGAGTCTCCATCGGCATGGTCTTCGACGGTATGCGGTTCGTCTGGTCGAGGCGCATCCTCTTCGGCCTCTACGTCACCGACTTCGGCCTCTCCTCCGTGGGCTACTTCCGCCCGATGCTCACCATCCTCGCCAGCGACGTCTTTCACGTCGGGCCCGCGGGGTTGGGACTTCTGTTCTCCGCGCCTGCCATAGGCGCAGTCGTGGGGTTCATCACCATGCTGTTCGTAGGCGAAGTGCGGCGGAAGGGCGCCCTCTTCCTCATCGCCGTGATGGGCTATGCCCTTGGGCTGGTTTTTCTGGGGCTGTCGCAGTGGTTCTGGATGGGGATGGCCGCGGGACTCATACTCGGCTACACGGACTCGATCAGCCTCGTGCTGCGCCAGACGCTGACCCAGCTTCTCTCGCCCGACAACTACCGGGGCCGCGCGACGGCCTTCACGCGCCTCTTCGCGCAGAGCGGCAACGCCATAGGCGCAACGGAAGCAGGCTTCGTGGCGCAGGCAATTGGCCCCGGAGGCGCGCTTGTCGTGGGAGGCGCGGTCGGAGCGGGCCTCATCCTGACTGTGGGGCTGGCGTGGCGCGGCATGTGGCGCTACCGGTCGGACGTGCCGCAGTCCTGAGCTACGGCGTGCCGGGCGGCCTGATGCCGGGCGTGGTCACCCGCACCGAGTACACCGACGTCCGCGCCGTGAAGAAGAGCGTGCGATAGTCGTCGCCCCCGAAGCCGCAGTTGGCCGGGACCTCCGGCAGCACGATGGTGCCGAGGTGCTCGCCGTCGGGGCTGTAGACCCAGCACCCGCCGGGACCTGTGCAGAAGACGCGGCCCTCCGTGTCGACCTTCATGCCGTCCGGGGCGCCCTCCGGCGCGTCCGACACCAGTTCGGCAAAGACCCTGCCGTTGGCGACCGTGCCGTCGGGCTGCACGTCGAAGGCGCGAATGTGCATGTCGGGCCGGGTGTTGGCCACGTAAAGCGTCTTCTCGTCCGGCGACAGCGCCAGACCGTTCGGAAACTCGAAGTCCCGGATGATGGGCTGCAGGTCGCCGTCGGGGCTCAGGCGGTACACGCCGAAGAAGTCCAGCTCCTTCTCGTGCTCCTCCATGCGGATGCCGGGGTCCGTGAAATAGACGCTGCCGTCGGACGCGCAGATGACGTCGTTGGGCCGGTTCAGGCGCTTGCCGTCCCAGTGCGTGGCGATCGGCGTCAGCGAGCCGTCGGCCTCCCAGCGCTGCACCTGCCGGCTCTCCATCTCGCAGACCATGATGCGCCCGTGCAGGTCGTACGCCATGCCGTTCGACTGGTCGCTGTTCTCGCGCACCACCTCCGCCTCACCGCCGGGC belongs to Chloroflexota bacterium and includes:
- the tcuA gene encoding FAD-dependent tricarballylate dehydrogenase TcuA: MDAELRTQVLVVGAGNAGLSAAVAARQRGAEVVVLEKAPKEHRGGNSALTVHMLFAYEGVEDVKPLVGDLPPDVMRRMEERVTRYTKAQYYDNIMRVTEGKSDAELATILVERSTDTVQWMRGLGHLWEPTFENPVSANVVSWEGGGHGMSTRWFDAFDRAGGTVLYDTQAVDLLQDDQGRVIGVRALGLNGFMNIYAGAVIMAAGSFESNAEMRARYLGPLWDTVKLRGTPFNTGEGLQMAMNIGALPNGSWSSCHASPQDAERPAFDYPGYNKTGDFWSRYSYPFSVMVNVYGKRFVDEGETWRGLTYAKMGRAILAQPRGAAFQLFDAKHRQLDVIRGYEKATGFSANTLEELAELLGILDIPTFMQTVRDYNDATQPGEFGAFRLDGLGAPGLEPPRSNWALPLDTPPYEGFPVVCGMTFCFGGLKTSTNCEVTHTMDRPIPGLYAVGEMLGGLWHWNYPSGGGMMAGAVFGRIAGTHAAASVVG
- a CDS encoding 2-oxoisovalerate dehydrogenase, whose amino-acid sequence is MAHRFTEIIFEVTEDEGCYVACAMGYGIAARSENVKDLKEKVREAILAHFDSADDRPRIVRLHFVREELLPL
- a CDS encoding 2-oxoisovalerate dehydrogenase E1 subunit beta, coding for MSGAGKPGGEITFEVMEDIVDGGYYASALEHSIHTQGSSLEELRWMVRDAIECHFDTEEERPSVARLHFTWDEVLAV
- a CDS encoding type II toxin-antitoxin system HicA family toxin; this encodes MRLPRDVSGDDLVRRLRRLGYEQIRQRGSHMRITTQVNGRHSDTVPGQRNIRPGLLNSILKRVADHHSMTVEELLDLLDL
- a CDS encoding MFS transporter, with protein sequence MAHQPGADQAPPRLSARVHPLASLAYRDYRLLFLGGFFSGSANQMRQAFNLWLVYDISESALLVGFTGIFMVIPALTLGLFAGALADVFDRRKLLMLVNGFSMIPPLAIGALLLTSSLEVWHVYGFTSLTALINVAQGPARNSLVPKLVPSTHLMNAVTLNGSLQQVTFFFGPLLGGLMVETLGAGTTYIINAFILLPAAIIPALIRTSGKPEGGRGRVSIGMVFDGMRFVWSRRILFGLYVTDFGLSSVGYFRPMLTILASDVFHVGPAGLGLLFSAPAIGAVVGFITMLFVGEVRRKGALFLIAVMGYALGLVFLGLSQWFWMGMAAGLILGYTDSISLVLRQTLTQLLSPDNYRGRATAFTRLFAQSGNAIGATEAGFVAQAIGPGGALVVGGAVGAGLILTVGLAWRGMWRYRSDVPQS
- a CDS encoding SMP-30/gluconolactonase/LRE family protein, yielding MDEGLVGIVEAGEAQRLATGFVFTEGPLWVPEGYWLFDDVRTSHVYKVVPGGEAEVVRENSDQSNGMAYDLHGRIMVCEMESRQVQRWEADGSLTPIATHWDGKRLNRPNDVICASDGSVYFTDPGIRMEEHEKELDFFGVYRLSPDGDLQPIIRDFEFPNGLALSPDEKTLYVANTRPDMHIRAFDVQPDGTVANGRVFAELVSDAPEGAPDGMKVDTEGRVFCTGPGGCWVYSPDGEHLGTIVLPEVPANCGFGGDDYRTLFFTARTSVYSVRVTTPGIRPPGTP